One segment of Mus caroli chromosome 6, CAROLI_EIJ_v1.1, whole genome shotgun sequence DNA contains the following:
- the LOC110296212 gene encoding olfactory receptor 6C75-like → MAKEVEVMMKAWNETTVLEFVLEGFLVAQHLGKVLFLVHLLVYLASVTGNTLIIAITWTDPRLQTPMYFFLRSFSFCECCFISTVIPKLLAIFLFGDRTIHFTPCIIQAFSFLFLGSTIFFHMAVMSLDRYLAICKPLRYPAIMNPRVCFLLVFFSYVLSFILVTGVILRLSRLSFCGSNVIPHFFCDLGSLIHLSCSDTKSLESMAFSVAVVVLFTSVLAAIFAYSNILISIMRLPLAKDRQKAFSTCSSHLIVLSLMYGSCVFIYVKPKQVSRLESNREAALVNTVVTPLLNPVIYTLRNKQVHQALRDALSRVNLRK, encoded by the coding sequence ATGGCAAAAGAAGTGGAGGTAATGATGAAGGCGTGGAATGAGACAACAGTCCTGGAGTTTGTCCTGGAGGGCTTCCTTGTGGCTCAGCACCTGGGCAAGGTCCTCTTCCTCGTGCACCTGCTGGTGTATCTGGCCTCAGTCACAGGAAACACTCTCATAATCGCCATCACGTGGACCGATCCTCGCCTGCAGACCCCGATGTATTTCTTCCTCAGGAGTTTCTCCTTCTGCGAGTGCTGTTTCATCTCCACCGTTATCCCGAAACTCCTGGCAatctttctttttggagacagaacaATTCATTTCACTCCCTGTATCATCCAAgcgttttcttttttgtttcttgggtccacAATTTTCTTCCACATGGCTGTGATGTCCTTGGATCGCTACCTAGCCATTTGCAAGCCTCTGCGCTACCCAGCCATCATGAACCCCAGGGTCTGTTTCCTTCTGGTTTTCTTCAGCTATGTGCTTTCCTTCATCCTAGTAACTGGTGTGATTCTGAGGCTTTCCAGGCTGTCTTTCTGTGGCTCTAATgtcattccccacttcttctgTGACCTTGGCTCCTTAATTCATCTCTCCTGTTCAGACACCAAATCTCTTGAAAGCATGGCCTTCAGTGTCGCTGTGGTTGTCCTTTTCACATCTGTCCTTGCGGCTATATTTGCATACAGCAACATACTAATCTCAATCATGCGTCTTCCATTGGCCAAGGATCGACAGAAAGCTTTCTCCACCTGCTCATCCCACCTCATCGTCCTCTCTCTGATGTATGGCagctgtgtgtttatatatgtgaaaCCCAAGCAAGTGAGCAGACTTGAATCCAACAGAGAGGCCGCTCTCGTAAACACGGTAGTGACGCCGCTTCTGAATCCTGTCATCTATACTCTGCGCAACAAGCAGGTCCACCAAGCTCTGAGGGACGCACTATCCAGGGTGAACTTACGGAAATAG
- the LOC110296215 gene encoding olfactory receptor 6M1-like, which translates to MGNGTTVQEFTLEGFPAVQHLGRLLFSLNLLAYLASITGNVVIVSIICTSARLKSPMYFFLCVFSIVESCFTSAVIPKLLAIFLLGKQTISFVACFIQTFVTLFIGAFGFFLIAVMSVDRCVAICKPLHYPTIMGLRTCILLIMACLALTFTLITWLVVKVSRLSFCGPHVIPHFFCDISPLIHLSCSDTSSAEALTFALALIILFSSLIITTIAYSNIIITIVHLPSAKERQRAFSTCSSHLIVLSLMYGSCVFIYVKPKQMSRLESNREAALVNTVVTPLLNPVIYTLRNKQVHQALRETLSRIKISG; encoded by the coding sequence ATGGGAAACGGGACAACTGTCCAGGAATTTACCCTGGAGGGATTTCCTGCTGTCCAGCACCTGGGCAGACTTctcttctcactgaacctgctGGCATACCTGGCCTCCATCACTGGAAATGTCGTCATTGTCTCCATCATCTGCACCAGTGCCCGTCTGAAAAgccccatgtactttttcctctgtgttttctcgATTGTGGAGTCTTGTTTTACAAGTGCTGTTATTCCCAAGTTGTTGGCTATATTTCTTTTAGGGAAACAAACAATTTCCTTTGTTGCCTGTTTCATACAAACCTTCGTCACTCTATTTATTGGGGCATTCGGTTTTTTTCTCATAGCTGTGATGTCAGTGGACAGGTGTGTAGCTATTTGCAAGCCTCTGCATTATCCCACCATCATGGGCCTAAGGACCTGCATCCTTCTAATTATGGCCTGCCTTGCTCTGACCTTCACCCTGATCACGTGGCTAGTAGTGAAGGTATCACGGTTATCCTTCTGTGGCCCCCACGTCATCCCCCACTTCTTCTGTGACATCAGCCCTCTGATCCACCTCTCCTGCTCTGACACCAGTTCTGCTGAAGCTCTAACGTTTGCCCTTGCTTTGATTATTCTTTTCTCGTCTCTCATCATAACCACTATTGCATACAGCAACATAATCATCACAATTGTGCATCTCCCATCggctaaagagagacagagagctttcTCCACCTGCTCATCCCACCTCATCGTCCTCTCTCTGATGTATGGCagctgtgtgtttatatatgtgaaaCCGAAGCAAATGAGTAGGCTTGAATCCAACAGAGAGGCTGCTCTTGTGAACACGGTAGTGACACCCCTTCTGAACCCCGTCATCTACACCCTGCGTAACAAGCAGGTCCATCAGGCTCTGAGGGAGACTCTGAGCAGAATAAAAATATCAGGATAG